Sequence from the Streptomyces mobaraensis NBRC 13819 = DSM 40847 genome:
ACCTCCTCCAGCATGCGCGCGGTGTCCTCGGCGTCGGAGAGGTCGCACCGCAGGAACGTGCCGGGGAACTCCTCCTCGGGCGCGCTCCGCGCCACACCGATGACCCCGTACCCCGCATCCGCCAAACGCCGGGAAACCGCCCACCCGATGCCCTTGCTCGCGCCGGTGACCAGAACGTCCTTCATGCCGCCGCTCCTCAAACGCCCGCAGTTTTCCGGCCGCCGCTCGTCCTGCCCCCTCGTCGACGGCCACGTACACCACGGCCCCCCACCCGACGCTCCTCCCGGCCGACGGTGTGGGCGGTGGCCGCGGTGATCGATTCCGAGCATAGGGCGGGCGTCGGACGGCCCGTCAATCGCCGGGCACCGACGCGGCGGTCAGGCCGCCGGGCCTTCGGCGGGCGCCGGGACCAGCCTGCGGACGGTCAGCGGCTCCGCGAGGATCTCGTCCAGCACCTCGACCACATGCCGGAAGTGCGGGGTGGCGAAGTGCTCGTCGAGCGCCTCCTGGCTCGTCCACTGCTCGACGATCACCATGCGGGCGGGGTCGTTCGGGTCGGCGTAGGGGCGGTAGGCGAGGCAGCCGGGTTCGTCGAGGGACGGCTCGATCATGGCTTCCAGGGCGGTGCGGAGCCGGTCCTCCTTCCCGGGGGCGGCCAGGCATTCGGCGACGACGAAGAGGGTCATGTCAGGTCTCCCAACCATGGAAGGTGTTCGGAACGATCAAAGACGATCGGGTGAGGTCACGGGCGGGCGGGTCCGGTGCCCGCG
This genomic interval carries:
- a CDS encoding putative quinol monooxygenase, whose translation is MTLFVVAECLAAPGKEDRLRTALEAMIEPSLDEPGCLAYRPYADPNDPARMVIVEQWTSQEALDEHFATPHFRHVVEVLDEILAEPLTVRRLVPAPAEGPAA